The following are encoded in a window of Streptomyces sp. SAT1 genomic DNA:
- a CDS encoding DUF692 domain-containing protein encodes MERLGTGIGWRPEIADAVERMPGLDWVEAVAENVCPDHLPASLRRLRERGVTVVPHGVSLGLGGGERPDEGRLKALAERAQALGSPLVTEHIAFVRAGGPLTASDRIEAGHLLPVPRTRDALDVLCENIRIAQDALPVPLAVENIAALLAWPGEELTEGQFLYELADRTGVGLLIDVANLHTNHVNQGEDPAEALSELPLEALAYVHVAGGFERDGVWHDSHAHPVPRPVLDILTDLASRVAPPGVLLERDENFPAPEVLKGELDAIAEAVERGHAAGTGRPRGTAAARTGTGTDAGSRLGSATVPGPRSGCSAPDAASGTGTGTGTASGSSSGSGSEPVRQRLALAQTALLSALVAGTPAPEGFDRARLGVQARALASKRAGVVAKVAPELPVILGDGYRTSFLAYAQRHPMRGGYRLDAMAFAESLLLAGRPEDPAARRKLHHWWRERSGPVPRSRRPAVRVARAARRMLLRGTGRTSHTGHTSSAM; translated from the coding sequence ATGGAACGACTGGGGACGGGCATCGGATGGCGCCCGGAGATCGCGGACGCCGTGGAACGCATGCCGGGCCTCGACTGGGTCGAGGCCGTGGCCGAGAACGTGTGCCCGGATCATCTGCCCGCGTCGCTGCGGCGGCTGCGCGAGCGCGGGGTGACGGTGGTGCCGCACGGCGTCTCGCTCGGACTCGGCGGCGGCGAACGCCCCGACGAGGGGCGGCTGAAGGCGCTCGCCGAGCGGGCCCAGGCCCTCGGCTCGCCGCTGGTGACGGAGCACATCGCCTTCGTCCGGGCGGGCGGCCCGCTGACCGCCTCGGACCGGATCGAGGCGGGCCACCTGCTGCCCGTGCCGCGCACCCGCGACGCCCTCGACGTGCTGTGCGAGAACATCCGCATCGCGCAGGACGCGCTGCCCGTGCCGCTCGCCGTGGAGAACATCGCCGCGCTGCTGGCCTGGCCCGGCGAGGAGCTGACCGAGGGGCAGTTCCTGTACGAGCTGGCGGACCGCACCGGCGTGGGGCTGCTGATCGACGTGGCCAATCTGCACACCAACCACGTCAACCAGGGCGAGGACCCGGCCGAGGCGCTGTCCGAACTGCCGCTGGAGGCACTGGCGTACGTCCATGTGGCGGGCGGCTTCGAACGGGACGGCGTCTGGCACGACAGCCACGCCCACCCGGTCCCGCGGCCGGTGCTCGACATCCTGACCGACCTCGCCTCGCGCGTCGCCCCGCCGGGGGTCCTGCTGGAACGCGACGAGAACTTCCCGGCGCCGGAGGTGCTGAAGGGGGAACTGGACGCCATCGCGGAGGCGGTGGAACGCGGGCACGCGGCGGGTACGGGGCGACCGCGCGGCACCGCCGCCGCCCGGACCGGCACCGGCACCGACGCCGGCTCCCGGCTCGGCAGCGCCACCGTCCCGGGCCCCCGCTCCGGCTGCTCCGCCCCGGACGCCGCTTCCGGGACCGGGACTGGTACTGGTACCGCTTCCGGGTCCAGTTCCGGTTCCGGGTCCGAGCCCGTCCGGCAGCGGCTGGCGCTCGCGCAGACCGCGCTGCTGTCGGCGCTGGTGGCGGGGACGCCCGCGCCGGAGGGGTTCGACCGGGCGCGGCTCGGGGTCCAGGCGCGGGCGCTGGCGTCGAAGCGGGCGGGTGTCGTGGCCAAGGTGGCACCGGAGCTGCCGGTCATCCTCGGGGACGGGTACCGGACCTCCTTCCTCGCCTACGCGCAGCGGCACCCGATGCGCGGCGGCTACCGGCTGGACGCGATGGCGTTCGCGGAGTCCCTGCTGCTGGCCGGGCGGCCCGAGGACCCCGCGGCCCGCCGGAAGCTGCACCACTGGTGGCGGGAGCGCTCGGGGCCCGTCCCGAGGTCGCGCAGGCCGGCGGTCCGGGTGGCGCGGGCGGCGCGCCGGATGCTGCTGCGCGGCACCGGGAGGACTTCACACACCGGGCACACCTCGTCCGCGATGTGA
- a CDS encoding aminoacyl-tRNA hydrolase has translation MTYETSVPESPFRAEPSARDEAPQFVLPLVVRIERAAPPARTDALETAARAVLVLLSDERALGDGAWAQAVRDWQDARIRKVVRRARGAEWRRAEALDGVTVTGAAAEVRVFPPVPLDGWPKDLVKLQVSGTDLDDPEPPARPAPGTPVLWFNPGLEMSAGKAMAQAGHGAQLAWWELTDERRAAWRDAGFPLAVRTADPGRWRELVDSGLPLVRDAGFTEIAPGSCTVVADHPALR, from the coding sequence GTGACCTATGAGACCTCCGTTCCCGAGAGCCCGTTCCGTGCCGAGCCCAGCGCCCGGGACGAGGCGCCGCAGTTCGTACTGCCGCTGGTCGTCCGGATCGAGCGGGCCGCTCCCCCGGCCCGTACCGACGCGCTGGAGACGGCGGCCCGCGCGGTGCTGGTGCTGCTGAGCGACGAGCGCGCCCTCGGTGACGGCGCCTGGGCACAGGCGGTGCGGGACTGGCAGGACGCCCGGATCCGCAAGGTGGTGCGGCGGGCGCGCGGCGCGGAGTGGCGGCGGGCCGAGGCGCTGGACGGCGTCACGGTCACCGGAGCCGCCGCCGAGGTACGGGTCTTCCCGCCCGTGCCGCTGGACGGCTGGCCCAAGGACCTGGTCAAGCTCCAGGTCTCCGGCACCGACCTGGACGACCCGGAGCCGCCCGCCCGGCCCGCGCCCGGCACGCCGGTCCTGTGGTTCAACCCGGGCCTCGAGATGTCCGCGGGCAAGGCGATGGCCCAGGCCGGGCACGGCGCCCAGCTCGCCTGGTGGGAGCTGACCGACGAGCGGCGCGCGGCCTGGCGGGACGCCGGCTTCCCGCTCGCCGTGCGCACCGCCGACCCCGGCCGGTGGCGCGAACTGGTGGACAGCGGGCTGCCGTTGGTGCGGGACGCGGGCTTCACCGAGATCGCGCCCGGCTCGTGCACGGTGGTCGCCGACCATCCGGCGCTGCGGTAG
- a CDS encoding polysaccharide deacetylase family protein has translation MIPLVRRIARYAAAGVLSTALASLAACGSAQSTQAAHAGHPDSPASPSSAAPAKPSPTAPSKPPRLTPGPGGLTPVFTHGPRDQGKTVAFTFDADMTADEGRRAASGEHFDNPELIAALRALKVPATVFMTGKWAETYPEEARSIGTDPLFELANHSYSHYAFTGDCYGLPTVTADQVRPDVERAYTAFAKAGVPHPMPYLRFPGGCYDSQVLRTLAPLGVTAVQWDVVSGDAFATDADAVVRQVLDGVKPGSVVVMHCTRSAAPTTERVVRAVVPELRKQGYRFVKVSDMIGASAGRT, from the coding sequence GTGATCCCACTTGTACGACGTATCGCCCGTTATGCCGCCGCCGGCGTCCTGAGCACCGCGCTCGCCTCCCTCGCCGCCTGCGGCTCCGCCCAGAGCACCCAGGCCGCCCACGCCGGGCACCCGGATTCCCCCGCCTCCCCCTCGTCCGCGGCCCCCGCGAAGCCCTCCCCCACCGCGCCGTCCAAGCCGCCCCGGCTCACCCCCGGGCCCGGCGGGCTGACGCCCGTGTTCACGCACGGCCCTCGGGACCAGGGCAAGACCGTCGCCTTCACCTTCGACGCCGACATGACCGCCGACGAGGGGCGGCGCGCGGCCTCCGGCGAACACTTCGACAACCCGGAGCTGATCGCCGCGCTGCGCGCGCTCAAGGTGCCCGCCACCGTGTTCATGACCGGCAAGTGGGCGGAGACGTACCCCGAAGAGGCCCGTTCCATCGGCACGGACCCGCTGTTCGAACTCGCCAACCACTCCTACAGCCACTACGCGTTCACCGGCGACTGCTACGGCCTGCCGACCGTCACCGCCGACCAGGTCCGCCCCGACGTGGAACGCGCGTACACGGCCTTCGCCAAGGCGGGCGTCCCGCACCCGATGCCCTACCTCCGCTTCCCCGGCGGCTGCTACGACTCCCAGGTGCTGCGCACGCTCGCGCCCCTCGGCGTCACCGCCGTGCAGTGGGACGTGGTGAGCGGCGACGCGTTCGCCACCGACGCGGACGCCGTGGTCCGGCAGGTGCTCGACGGGGTGAAGCCCGGCTCGGTCGTGGTCATGCACTGCACGCGCAGCGCCGCCCCGACCACCGAGCGCGTGGTCCGGGCGGTCGTACCGGAGCTGCGCAAGCAGGGCTACCGCTTCGTGAAGGTGTCCGACATGATCGGCGCCTCGGCGGGCCGCACCTGA